In Verrucomicrobiota bacterium, a genomic segment contains:
- a CDS encoding LysR family transcriptional regulator, whose product MLNIHHLELFYYVARHKGISEAARRMPYGIQQPAISGQIIQLEEHLGVTLFQRRPFELTDAGQRLFAYIEPFFAGLDTIEVELQGGAVHQIRIGAAAMVLRDHLPHFIRNVRRKFPKLRLTLREGYQPDLEEWLAKNEIDLAVTLLSGRTFAGVSSAGLLKLPLVLLVEKNSRIRAADDLWSRDRITEPLVALPASETICKNFQAELGRRKIDWFTSVEVSSLELVETYVASGFGVGLSVAVPGQKLAPGVRALALAGFEPVEVGALWRGKLLPVYKEFVDEMQRRVKSLAAG is encoded by the coding sequence ATGCTCAACATCCATCACCTCGAACTCTTCTACTACGTCGCGCGCCACAAGGGCATCAGCGAGGCGGCGCGCCGCATGCCCTACGGCATCCAGCAACCCGCCATCAGCGGCCAGATCATCCAGCTCGAGGAGCACCTCGGCGTGACGCTCTTCCAGCGCCGGCCGTTCGAACTCACGGACGCGGGCCAGCGGCTGTTCGCCTATATCGAGCCGTTCTTCGCCGGCCTCGACACGATTGAGGTCGAGTTGCAAGGCGGCGCCGTCCACCAAATCCGCATCGGCGCGGCGGCGATGGTGCTGCGCGATCACCTGCCGCACTTCATCCGGAACGTCCGGCGGAAGTTTCCAAAACTGCGGCTCACTCTGCGCGAGGGCTATCAGCCCGATCTCGAGGAGTGGCTTGCGAAGAACGAGATCGACCTCGCGGTGACGTTGCTCAGCGGACGAACCTTTGCCGGCGTGAGTTCGGCCGGCCTGCTCAAACTGCCGCTGGTGTTGCTCGTGGAAAAGAACAGCCGCATCCGGGCCGCGGACGACCTGTGGTCACGCGACCGGATCACCGAGCCGCTCGTGGCACTGCCCGCGAGCGAGACGATCTGCAAGAATTTCCAGGCCGAGCTCGGCCGGCGGAAGATTGACTGGTTCACGAGTGTCGAGGTCAGCTCGCTCGAGCTGGTCGAGACGTATGTCGCCAGCGGCTTCGGCGTCGGGCTCTCGGTCGCCGTGCCGGGGCAGAAACTTGCGCCCGGCGTGCGCGCCCTGGCACTCGCAGGATTCGAACCCGTGGAGGTTGGCGCGCTCTGGCGCGGGAAGCTGCTGCCGGTCTACAAGGAGTTCGTGGACGAAATGCAGCGGCGGGTGAAATCCCTGGCCGCGGGATGA
- the argH gene encoding argininosuccinate lyase: MSMKKPSSSPAPVSRSGRFAGGPGADAAEFSESISFDWRLWRHDIAGSIAHATMLQKIGVLSRAERSAIVRGLSQIGREIEAGKFKWKSALEDVHMNIEAELTRRVPAGAKLHTGRSRNDQVALDVRLWLRDEIVHLSLEVRRLQSALVGLADANREVVIPGYTHLQRAQPVYLAHHLLAFVEMLWRDCERLAHCFGTVKICPLGSGAIAGSTLPLDREHVARLLGFTDSKGRPQITQNSMDAVSDRDFVVEFCAAAALIAVHLSRLAEDVILWATSEFNFIKIADAYTTGSSLMPQKRNPDVAELVRGKSGRVIGNLVSVLTLLKGLPMTYNRDLQEDKERLFDTADTVRACVRLMAAMLRHTTVNAVACARAAGDPGMLATDLADYLVRKGVPFRQAHHAVGAVVALAEKSGMALNQVSLTQLKSVDARFGDDVTGLFDVRRALAAREITGAPGPKEVRRQLARWKRLLSG, encoded by the coding sequence TTGAGCATGAAAAAGCCCTCTTCCAGCCCCGCGCCGGTCTCGCGCAGCGGACGCTTCGCCGGCGGGCCGGGCGCGGATGCGGCGGAGTTTTCCGAGTCCATTTCCTTCGACTGGCGGCTGTGGAGGCACGACATCGCGGGCTCCATCGCCCATGCCACGATGCTTCAGAAGATCGGCGTGCTCTCGCGCGCCGAACGGTCCGCCATCGTCCGCGGGCTCAGCCAGATCGGCCGCGAGATCGAAGCCGGGAAGTTCAAGTGGAAGTCCGCGTTGGAGGACGTCCACATGAACATCGAGGCGGAACTCACGCGCCGCGTCCCGGCGGGCGCGAAGTTGCACACGGGCCGCTCGCGCAATGACCAGGTCGCGCTCGATGTGCGGCTCTGGCTGCGCGACGAGATCGTCCACCTCTCGCTCGAAGTCCGGCGGCTCCAGTCGGCGCTGGTCGGCCTGGCCGACGCGAACCGCGAGGTCGTGATTCCCGGCTACACGCATTTGCAGCGCGCGCAACCCGTCTATCTCGCGCACCACCTGCTGGCCTTCGTCGAGATGCTGTGGCGCGACTGCGAGCGGCTGGCCCACTGCTTTGGGACCGTCAAAATCTGCCCCCTCGGAAGCGGTGCGATTGCCGGTTCGACGCTGCCGCTGGATCGCGAACACGTCGCAAGGCTGCTTGGCTTCACCGATTCGAAGGGCAGGCCGCAGATCACGCAAAACTCGATGGACGCCGTGAGCGACCGCGACTTCGTCGTGGAGTTCTGCGCCGCGGCGGCGTTGATCGCGGTTCACTTGAGCAGGCTGGCGGAGGACGTGATCCTGTGGGCGACGAGCGAGTTCAACTTCATCAAGATCGCGGACGCCTACACGACCGGGTCGTCGCTCATGCCGCAAAAACGCAATCCCGACGTGGCTGAACTCGTGCGCGGCAAGTCGGGACGCGTCATCGGCAACCTCGTCTCGGTGCTCACGCTGTTGAAGGGGCTGCCGATGACCTACAACCGCGACTTGCAGGAAGACAAGGAACGGCTCTTCGACACCGCCGACACCGTGCGCGCGTGCGTGCGGCTGATGGCGGCGATGCTCCGCCACACGACAGTGAACGCGGTCGCCTGCGCGCGCGCCGCCGGCGACCCGGGAATGCTCGCGACAGACCTCGCGGATTATCTCGTGCGCAAGGGCGTGCCGTTCCGGCAGGCGCATCACGCGGTCGGCGCGGTGGTCGCGCTCGCGGAGAAGTCCGGCATGGCGCTCAACCAGGTTTCGCTCACCCAGCTCAAGTCCGTGGATGCGCGGTTCGGCGACGATGTGACCGGGCTTTTCGACGTGCGCCGCGCGCTCGCCGCCCGCGAGATCACCGGCGCGCCCGGCCCGAAGGAAGTTCGCCGCCAGCTTGCGCGATGGAAGCGGTTGTTGTCCGGCTAG